AAGGGGATCCGCGATCACCTGCGCCACACCAAACCATTCTTTGGGTTTCGGTTAACACAAAATTATGCCGGCTATAAAGTGAAAGCCAAAGCACAACTCTCGCCGCTGCCCAAGTTTTTAAATTTTCAACAAAGGGAGAACTGGTGGGTCACCACACTCAATCTGAATATTGGCGCAGACATACCTATCAATGAGCGCAACGCCTTCGTGCTGAACGGCGGATATAATTTTTCATTCCACCGCGCATATGACTTTAACGGTGTTGCAATCACCGCCGGGTGGAAACATTATTTTTAAGGAGGCAGCACGCAAAGGCTGTCAGGCGCTGCCTCCGAATCTGCATTTTTTCTCAGGGGGCGTAGCACATCTATCACACACACCGTATCATTATTTCCCCAGCTCTTTCACAAGCATGTTGCGGAAATAAACGATATCGCCATGACCTAAGAATCCAATATGTCCTTTTGTATTCTTCAGCCCCGGGTGCTCTTTGCCGTCAATGGTACCGTCTTTGCTCGCCTCGTCAATATCCGCATCCACAATGGTGACGCCATTAAGTATGACCTTGATCCGACGGCCATCGGCGATAATCTCCTCCGTATTCCACTCACCGACAGGTTTCAAATGATCTCGTTTCGCAGGGACAACGCCATAATTGGAGCCGTGGGCTTGGTATTCATGAAGATCTTTATACTTGGGATGCCGATCATCTAATATTTGAATTTCCATTCCGTCATAAGAAGCGCTGCCTTTCAGAGGCGCACGAATGCCAACACCATTATTAGCGCTGGGCGTCAATTTAAATTCAAAGCGGAAAATAAAATCGGCATATTCTTTTTCCGTGTAGATGTTGCCGCCCGGCTTGCAGACCATACACCCATCTTCAACTGCATAGCCTTTCGTATCACCCACCCATCCAGACAAATCCACGCCATTAAAAATGGAAACGAATCCTTCTTCACAGCTTTCTTTCGCCTCGTCGGCATTGCTCCACACGCCCAATACGACGAACACACTTACAAAAATCAGGATCCATTGAAAATATCTGGTCATTTTTATTTCTTTCTATACATGGGACAACTAACATGGGTATTGGTGAAGGATTTATTATGACATGAAAAGGATATTCAGAAAAAGTGTCCTTTGAAATTTTAACACGTTCAACGCCCGGCGCCGCGGTTTAAACGTCGGTAGATCGCTTTATTGTGCTTGTACAACGCGACGAACTCACGGAAGCAGCGGTCATAGAGCGCTTGTGTTTCAGGGTTGGGCGTGTACGTCCCTTTATAACGGGTAAGCTGAGCCGCCTCTTCGTAGCGTAGTATACCCAGCCCAACAAAAGCGATAAAGGCGGCGCCCAAACTGTTTACTTGAATGGGATTCGCTAGTTGACGGACAGTCAGCCCCAGGATATCGGCGAAAATCTGACACCAAATATCAGAAGCAGCGCCGCCGCCGGTCAAGGTAATGCTTTCAGGACATTTACCGAGGAAGCGTTGCACCGGTCGCAGGAGCCAGCGATTATTAAAAGCAACGCCTTCAAAGAAAGCACGGACAATATCTTCTCGTGAATTGTGGAGCGATAAATTGTGAATGGCGGCACGGATATAAGGATCGTCGACGGGCGAGCGTTCTCCATAACTCCACGGCGTAAACAAAACACCATGACTTCCCGGCGGCGTTCTTTCAACGATGCGATCCATTATTTTATAAACATCGGGCGTTTGGGCTTCACTGAGTAATTCATCTTTATGATAGAGAATTTTATCTCTTAAAAAGCTCAGATTGCCGCCTGCTGTCGCTTGGAGGGCAGTCATTAAAAATCGCCCGGGCACAGCACAAGGTAAAGAGGCAATGGATGAAAAGATATCTGTTTTCTTGAAAGGAACATGAGCTGCCATCCAAGAAGAAGTGCCCAAATAAAGGTGAAGCGCGTAATCTTCGATAGCGCCGGAACCAATGGCGGCGGCCGTCGTATCAATGGATCCCGCGACTACGGGAATTCCCTGCGCCAATCCTAAAGCTTCTGCAACTTCGGAACGCAAAGGGCCCAAACTTTCCGTGCAGGGAACAAGATCGGGAAATTTATCACGATCCACACCGCTGCAGCGAATAAGCGCGTTGCTGTAGTCTATGGTGGTCGGGTCTCGATTGTCCGTGACCCAAGAGGTGGTAATAGAATCGTAGGTGGCAACGAATCTGCCGGTCAGACGCAGATTCATAAAGTCCAATACATTTAAAAACTTATAGGTTCGTGCGTAAATGTCGGGAAAAGCATATTTGATGAGCAGCATATGTGCCGCAGGATCTTTGCCCGTCAGC
The DNA window shown above is from Candidatus Hydrogenedentota bacterium and carries:
- a CDS encoding DUF1080 domain-containing protein → MTRYFQWILIFVSVFVVLGVWSNADEAKESCEEGFVSIFNGVDLSGWVGDTKGYAVEDGCMVCKPGGNIYTEKEYADFIFRFEFKLTPSANNGVGIRAPLKGSASYDGMEIQILDDRHPKYKDLHEYQAHGSNYGVVPAKRDHLKPVGEWNTEEIIADGRRIKVILNGVTIVDADIDEASKDGTIDGKEHPGLKNTKGHIGFLGHGDIVYFRNMLVKELGK
- a CDS encoding xylulose kinase; this translates as MMETDPYVLAIDLGTSGCKVALVSKQGHVAGWEFEEVETTLLPGGGAEQDPEAWWQAFLRAGRRLLAKNAALAEKVIALCSSTQGEGTVAVDRDGSPLMPCILWMDTRGVAYLKQITGGLIRVAGYDLFKLYRWIHLTGGAPSLTGKDPAAHMLLIKYAFPDIYARTYKFLNVLDFMNLRLTGRFVATYDSITTSWVTDNRDPTTIDYSNALIRCSGVDRDKFPDLVPCTESLGPLRSEVAEALGLAQGIPVVAGSIDTTAAAIGSGAIEDYALHLYLGTSSWMAAHVPFKKTDIFSSIASLPCAVPGRFLMTALQATAGGNLSFLRDKILYHKDELLSEAQTPDVYKIMDRIVERTPPGSHGVLFTPWSYGERSPVDDPYIRAAIHNLSLHNSREDIVRAFFEGVAFNNRWLLRPVQRFLGKCPESITLTGGGAASDIWCQIFADILGLTVRQLANPIQVNSLGAAFIAFVGLGILRYEEAAQLTRYKGTYTPNPETQALYDRCFREFVALYKHNKAIYRRLNRGAGR